Proteins encoded together in one Micromonospora kangleipakensis window:
- the rfaE2 gene encoding D-glycero-beta-D-manno-heptose 1-phosphate adenylyltransferase, with translation MAAAAEERRLATVVAGWQGRPVLVVGDAMLDEWRFAESERLCREAPAPVLTLRRRISAAGGAANTAVNVATLGGRAVLVAPVGADVAGDELHDCLDRAGVWDRTVNQPGRPTPVKRRMLAGNQILLREDSGDPEDALEDDGVARLLTALDCATEELKAAAGGQPPTLVVCDYGLGALPAAVRAWLVANRDGYATVALDAHDLADWRGLNPTVVTPSFAEAARLLARAAAGFNADPRPATRGHAGPDLHLDHPVADPADGPSELSVGAAPGGAGERPAGSADLHPPAAGRGANFGPAGAGPGLHPGGGPTGEPTPGEDRVAMTGDGLSVTGTGVTVNAAAGEGVDRAVLAESRLAELRAHTGADVVAVTLDTEGAVVGGADGEPRRSHSTPVPASHAVGAGDAYLAAMTLALAADATLPTAAQLAQLAATITVSDTGTCVCRRGDLLEALGTGPDETGHPAVVDADELASIVEDHRRSGRSVVFTNGCFDVLHPGHVRYLTQARTLGDLLVVAVNSDGSVRRLKGPDRPVNPVEDRTMLLAALECVDHVVVFEEDSPAPLIEAVRPDVYVKGGDYPPEMVPEAPLVRRLGGQVRTLGYVPDRSTSAIIDRIRAQAVAGNGAAPRPSTVTDGAPGRPT, from the coding sequence ATGGCAGCAGCAGCGGAAGAGCGCCGGCTCGCCACCGTCGTGGCGGGCTGGCAGGGGCGTCCCGTGCTGGTCGTCGGCGACGCCATGCTGGACGAGTGGCGGTTCGCGGAGTCCGAGCGGCTCTGCCGCGAGGCGCCCGCCCCGGTCCTCACCCTGCGGCGGCGCATCTCCGCGGCCGGCGGGGCGGCGAACACCGCGGTCAACGTCGCCACCCTCGGCGGCCGGGCCGTGCTGGTGGCCCCGGTCGGCGCCGACGTGGCCGGCGACGAACTGCACGACTGCCTCGACCGCGCGGGCGTCTGGGACCGGACGGTCAACCAGCCCGGCCGGCCGACCCCGGTGAAGCGGCGGATGCTCGCCGGGAACCAGATCCTGCTGCGCGAGGACTCCGGCGACCCGGAGGACGCGCTCGAGGACGACGGCGTGGCGCGGCTGCTGACCGCGCTCGACTGCGCGACCGAGGAGCTGAAGGCCGCCGCGGGCGGTCAACCGCCGACGCTGGTGGTCTGCGACTACGGCCTGGGCGCGCTGCCGGCGGCGGTACGCGCCTGGCTGGTCGCCAACCGGGACGGCTACGCCACGGTGGCCCTCGACGCGCACGACCTGGCCGACTGGCGCGGCCTCAACCCGACGGTGGTGACCCCGAGCTTCGCCGAGGCGGCCCGGCTGCTGGCCCGCGCCGCGGCCGGCTTCAACGCCGACCCGCGCCCCGCGACCCGCGGGCACGCCGGCCCCGACCTGCACCTCGACCACCCGGTCGCCGACCCGGCGGACGGCCCCTCCGAGCTCAGCGTCGGCGCGGCCCCCGGCGGGGCGGGCGAACGCCCGGCCGGGTCGGCGGACCTGCACCCGCCCGCGGCGGGCCGGGGCGCCAACTTCGGCCCGGCCGGAGCCGGCCCGGGTCTCCACCCGGGCGGCGGGCCGACCGGGGAGCCGACGCCCGGCGAGGACCGGGTGGCGATGACCGGCGACGGGCTCAGCGTGACCGGCACCGGCGTCACCGTGAACGCGGCGGCCGGCGAGGGGGTCGACCGGGCGGTGCTCGCCGAGTCGCGCCTGGCCGAGCTGCGCGCGCACACCGGCGCCGACGTGGTGGCGGTGACCCTGGACACCGAGGGCGCGGTGGTCGGCGGGGCCGACGGGGAGCCCCGGCGCAGCCACAGCACCCCGGTACCGGCCAGCCACGCGGTCGGCGCCGGGGACGCGTACCTGGCGGCGATGACGCTGGCGCTGGCGGCCGACGCGACGCTGCCCACCGCCGCCCAGCTCGCCCAGCTCGCCGCGACCATCACGGTCTCCGACACCGGCACCTGCGTGTGCCGGCGGGGGGACCTGCTGGAGGCGCTGGGCACCGGGCCGGACGAGACCGGCCACCCGGCCGTGGTCGACGCCGACGAGCTGGCCTCGATCGTCGAGGACCACCGCCGCTCCGGCCGCTCGGTGGTCTTCACCAACGGCTGCTTCGACGTGCTGCACCCGGGGCACGTCCGCTACCTGACCCAGGCCCGCACGCTCGGCGACCTGCTGGTCGTGGCGGTCAACTCGGACGGCAGCGTACGCCGGCTCAAGGGGCCGGACCGGCCGGTGAACCCGGTCGAGGACCGGACCATGCTGCTCGCCGCCCTGGAGTGCGTCGACCACGTGGTGGTCTTCGAGGAGGACTCCCCGGCGCCGCTGATCGAGGCGGTCCGCCCCGACGTCTACGTCAAGGGCGGCGACTACCCGCCGGAGATGGTCCCGGAGGCGCCGCTGGTCCGCCGGCTGGGCGGCCAGGTGCGCACCCTCGGCTACGTGCCGGACCGGTCCACCTCGGCGATCATCGACCGGATCCGGGCGCAGGCCGTCGCCGGCAACGGCGCCGCGCCGCGCCCCTCGACCGTCACCGACGGCGCGCCCGGCAGGCCGACGTGA
- a CDS encoding glycosyltransferase family 9 protein, which translates to MDAPSLLGPVGERVPDVQRIAVLRANALGDFIFTLPALEALRAAYPSAEIVLLGAPWHATLWRDRPGPVDRVLVVPPAPGIRDPAPDEAGPAMDDFLAAAREERFDLALQLHGGGGNSNPVVAALGARVTAGLRAEDAPPLDRWIRYVYYQHEVIRYLEVVGLVGAPATTIIPALTVTDADRAEARQVLGEPGLPRVALHPGATDTRRRWPPERFGEVARALVGDGYEVLVTGTPAEREVVEAVVAAAGVPVRPQVGTLSLGGLAACYAGCALMVSNDTGPLHLAAAVGAPTVGVYWIGNLINGATPLRARHRPIASWTTHCPVCGVDCTPGIYPHRPGDGDCPHRDSFVADVPSVEVVEAARDLLGG; encoded by the coding sequence GTGGACGCCCCGTCCCTGCTCGGGCCGGTCGGCGAGCGGGTGCCCGACGTCCAGCGGATCGCCGTGCTGCGGGCCAACGCGCTCGGCGACTTCATCTTCACCCTGCCCGCGCTGGAGGCGCTGCGGGCCGCGTACCCGTCGGCGGAGATCGTGCTGCTCGGCGCGCCCTGGCACGCGACGCTCTGGCGCGACCGGCCCGGCCCGGTGGACCGGGTGCTGGTGGTCCCGCCCGCGCCCGGCATCCGCGACCCCGCCCCCGACGAGGCCGGTCCCGCCATGGACGACTTCCTCGCCGCGGCCCGCGAGGAGCGCTTCGACCTGGCGTTGCAGCTGCACGGCGGCGGCGGCAACTCCAACCCCGTCGTCGCCGCGCTGGGCGCCCGGGTCACCGCCGGCCTGCGCGCCGAGGACGCCCCGCCGCTGGACCGCTGGATCCGGTACGTCTACTACCAGCACGAGGTGATCCGCTACCTGGAGGTCGTCGGCCTGGTCGGGGCGCCGGCCACCACGATCATCCCGGCCCTCACGGTGACCGACGCGGACCGGGCGGAGGCCCGGCAGGTGCTCGGCGAGCCGGGGCTGCCCCGGGTGGCGCTGCACCCGGGGGCCACCGACACCCGGCGGCGCTGGCCGCCGGAGCGCTTCGGCGAGGTCGCCCGCGCCCTGGTCGGCGACGGGTACGAGGTGCTGGTCACCGGCACGCCGGCCGAGCGCGAGGTGGTCGAGGCGGTGGTCGCGGCGGCCGGGGTGCCGGTGCGCCCGCAGGTCGGCACGCTCAGCCTCGGCGGGCTGGCCGCCTGCTACGCGGGCTGCGCGCTGATGGTCTCCAACGACACCGGTCCGCTGCACCTGGCCGCCGCGGTCGGCGCCCCGACCGTGGGCGTCTACTGGATCGGCAACCTGATCAACGGAGCCACCCCGCTGCGCGCCCGGCACCGGCCGATCGCCTCCTGGACGACCCACTGCCCGGTCTGCGGCGTCGACTGCACCCCCGGGATCTACCCGCACCGCCCCGGCGACGGCGACTGCCCGCACCGGGACTCCTTCGTCGCCGACGTGCCCTCGGTCGAGGTGGTCGAGGCGGCCCGCGATCTGCTCGGCGGCTGA
- a CDS encoding type 1 glutamine amidotransferase domain-containing protein encodes MAATLQGKRIAFLAADGVEEVEYVKPREAVENVGARVELVSLKSGSIQSFNHLDHGKAYDVDVTAAEADAGAYDALVLPGGVANPDFLRTDADAVRFVRAFFDAGKPVGVICHGPWTLIEADVVRGRRLTSWPSLRTDLTNAGASWVDEQVVTDNGLVSSRKPDDLAAFCGKIVEEFAEGRH; translated from the coding sequence ATGGCAGCGACACTTCAGGGCAAGCGGATCGCCTTCCTGGCCGCCGACGGCGTGGAGGAGGTCGAGTACGTCAAGCCGCGCGAGGCGGTCGAGAACGTCGGCGCCCGGGTCGAGCTCGTCTCGCTCAAGTCGGGTTCGATCCAGTCCTTCAACCACCTCGACCACGGCAAGGCGTACGACGTGGACGTGACGGCGGCCGAGGCGGACGCCGGGGCGTACGACGCGCTGGTGCTGCCCGGTGGGGTGGCCAACCCGGACTTCCTGCGTACCGACGCGGACGCGGTCCGGTTCGTGCGGGCGTTCTTCGACGCCGGCAAGCCGGTCGGCGTGATCTGCCACGGCCCGTGGACGTTGATCGAGGCGGACGTGGTGCGCGGTCGCCGGTTGACCTCTTGGCCCAGTCTGCGCACCGACCTGACCAACGCCGGCGCCAGCTGGGTGGACGAGCAGGTGGTGACCGACAACGGGCTGGTCAGCAGCCGCAAGCCCGACGACCTGGCCGCCTTCTGCGGCAAGATCGTCGAGGAGTTCGCCGAGGGCCGGCACTGA
- a CDS encoding glycosyltransferase family A protein gives MNRPLDPGTPAEFRRQRQLDVLIPTRNRPAELAVTLAGLAAQEGVPDFGVVVSDQSDGEPAYLDPAATTMVRALRHRGHPVLLTRRLPRRGLAEHRAYLLDRSVARYVLCLDDDVWLEPGTLSRLVTAIRELGCGFVGNAVHGLSYVDDVRPETHGHYEEWQDAPTPERVRPGTPAWDRARIHPAANLLHITEKLRLPAGAWRAYKISWIGGCVLYDRAKLVDAGGFEFWRRLHERHQGEDVAAQLAVMARHGGAGVLPSGAYHLESPTTVTERDVEAWEVVLTESDTPQPA, from the coding sequence GTGAACCGACCGCTCGACCCCGGCACGCCCGCGGAGTTCCGCCGGCAGCGGCAGCTCGACGTGCTGATCCCGACCCGCAACCGCCCGGCCGAGCTGGCGGTCACCCTCGCCGGGCTGGCCGCCCAGGAGGGCGTACCGGACTTCGGGGTGGTGGTCAGCGACCAGTCCGACGGCGAGCCGGCGTACCTCGATCCGGCGGCAACGACCATGGTCCGGGCGCTCCGCCACCGGGGCCACCCGGTACTGCTGACCCGCCGGCTGCCCCGGCGCGGCCTGGCCGAACACCGCGCCTACCTGCTGGACCGGTCCGTCGCCCGGTACGTCCTCTGCCTCGACGACGACGTCTGGCTGGAGCCGGGCACGTTGTCCCGGCTGGTCACCGCGATCCGCGAGCTGGGCTGCGGTTTCGTCGGCAACGCCGTGCACGGCCTGTCCTACGTCGACGACGTGCGGCCGGAGACGCACGGGCACTACGAGGAGTGGCAGGACGCCCCGACCCCCGAGCGGGTACGCCCCGGCACCCCGGCCTGGGACCGGGCGCGGATCCACCCGGCGGCGAACCTGCTGCACATCACCGAGAAGCTGCGGCTGCCGGCGGGCGCGTGGCGCGCGTACAAGATCTCCTGGATCGGCGGGTGCGTGCTCTACGACCGGGCCAAGCTGGTCGACGCCGGCGGCTTCGAGTTCTGGCGCCGGCTGCACGAGCGGCACCAGGGCGAGGACGTCGCCGCGCAGCTCGCGGTGATGGCCCGGCACGGCGGCGCGGGCGTCCTGCCCAGCGGCGCGTACCACCTGGAGTCGCCGACCACGGTGACCGAGCGGGACGTGGAGGCGTGGGAGGTCGTCCTCACCGAGTCCGACACCCCGCAGCCCGCCTGA